A genomic window from Fusarium oxysporum Fo47 chromosome X, complete sequence includes:
- a CDS encoding chaperonin 10-like protein codes for MADTMQAVVFHGKGDIRIEEVNVPKPGAKEVQLKPAFVGICGTDLHEYLEGAFLIPTTPHPVTGKSAPVIIGHEYSGVVSDVGDEVDDLKPGDRVVVQPIIFDGTCSSCQRGLINCCSNSGFIGLSGMEFRKDIHADAAADTIIGIGGGLATYTTVPRYAVFKIPDNIPLQVAAQALVEPLAVAWNAVQQSNFQPGDTALILGAGPIGLAILQVLKSKGASQIIVTETADKRREFATNFGATTVLDPTKTNVGEECKKLCAGEGVQVVFDCAGVQSTLETALAASRPRSVIVNVALWATEVTISPNYFMLNERTFKGSATYTASVFQEVIDALARDFLTKIGDLNPEPMITSLIEMDQIEEKGFKTLINHKDTQVKILVRV; via the exons ATGGCAGATACCATGCAGGCAGTTGTGTTCCACGGCAAGGGCGACATCAGAATCGAAGAAGTCAATGTCCCAAAGCCTGGTGCCAAAGAGGTTCAG CTGAAACCGGCTTTTGTTGGAATCTGCGGGACAG ATCTTCACGAATATCTTGAGGGTGCTTTCCTGATCCCGACAACACCTCATCCTGTGACTGGCAAAAGTGCTCCGGTCATCATTGGCCATGAGTATAGTGGCGTTGTTTCGGACGTcggtgatgaggttgatgatctcAAGCCAGGCGACAGGGTAGTTGTCCAACCGATCATTTTTGACGGAACATGCAGTTCTTGTCAGAGAGGTCTGATCAATTGCTGCTCCAACTCTGGATTCATCGGCCTGAGTGGTATGGAATTCCGCAAGGACATACACGCGGATGCCGCGGCTGACACCATCATAGGAATCGGAGGGGGGTTGGCCACGTACACGACTGTCCCACGATATGCAGTCTTCAAGATTCCTGATAACATACCCCTGCAGGTTGCCG CACAAGCCCTGGTCGAACCCTTGGCTGTGGCCTGGAACGCTGTACAGCAGAGCAACTTCCAGCCTGGTGACACAGCTCTCATCCTCGGCGCTGGCCCTATTGGTCTAGCCATTCTCCAAGTTCTCAAGAGCAAAGGTGCAAGTCAGATCATTGTTACCGAGACCGCAGACAAACGACGAGAGTTTGCGACCAATTTTGGGGCTACCACTGTTTTAGATCCTACAAAGACGAATGTGGGTGAAGAGTGCAAGAAGCTTTGCGCAGGAGAAGGCGTTCAAGTCGTCTTTGACTGTGCCGGCGTTCAGAGCACTCTGGAGACTGCACTCGCTGCATCTAGACCCCGTTCTGTCATTGTGAATGTAGCCCTCTGGGCTACCGAGGTTACCATCTCGCCTAACTATTTTATGTTGAATGAGAGAACTTTCAAAGGCTCGGCAACATATACGGCATCGGTATTCCAGGAGGTTATCGATGCTCTTGCCCGCG ATTTTCTGACAAAGATAGGTGATCTGAATCCGGAGCCAATGATTACTAGTTTGATTGAGATGGATCAAATTGAAGAAAAGGGCTTCAAAACGCTGATTAACCACAAGGACACTCAAGTTAAGATATTGGTTCGCGTTTAG
- a CDS encoding copper amine oxidase encodes MTVQGQRTHPLHALSEEEMLKAAEIVRTLVKEKFEGKEEVSPKASSVWTLGPRSSRPYLSLEIMPASTGSDEVIAFNYAILSHPEVLDAIKKLGLDPNVTVQCDTWPFGADKDSSLETPRLVQAMLYARAPHNHLESNMYSYPLPISPVIDSVDLKLVRIDALPTGGKEDGAAIHTAPEAPLAHCAENEYHPDLLSVKLRDDLKPLVIQQPEGPSYTVQDGNSISWQKWRFRIGFNWREGMTIHDVRYDGRKTFYRLSMSEMTVPYGDPRYPYHRRQAFDLGDAGAGLTANNLKLGCDCLGHISYFDALLTASDGKPYQAPNVICLHEQDAGIGWKHTNARTDVAAVTRARTLVVQSIITVGNYEYAFSWHFWQNGTIEFETRATGILATSLIDEGKTSHWGNVVSPGVLAANHQHLFSLRIDPMIDGIENTLVQEDSIGLPISEENPYGNAWKLHKTFIEKSCSLDADPQKARVFKIVNEKKLNPISKNPVGFKVIAPPAQLLMADQASLVRKRARFAEHHIWVTRYKDDDLWAGGKWTNQSLIEKDGVADYAARKDNVRGEDLVVWATYGLTHNPRVEDYPVMPAEAITVALKPADFFDRNPALDVPPSTQAVNKSVLVPANGVSNGDEREISASYMRRWCNGYLVFQMLIVTE; translated from the exons ATGACAGTTCAAGGCCAACGCACTCATCCCCTCCACGCTTTgagcgaggaggagatgcTTAAAGCCGCGGAGATAGTGAGAACACTCGTCAAAGAGAAGTTTGAAGGCAAGGAGGAA GTTTCACCGAAAGCATCGTCAGTCTGGACACTGGGACCGAGGTCAAGTCGACCCTATCTAAGCCTGGAGATTATGCCGGCTTCGACAGGTTC GGATGAGGTTATCGCATTCAACTATGCCATTCTATCTCATCCAGAGGTCCTGGACGCTATCAAGAAGCTTGGTCTGGACCCCAACGTGACGGTCCAATGCGACACTTGGCCATTCGGAGCAGACAAAGACTCTTCATTGGAGACCCCTAGACTGGTTCAAGCTATGCTCTACGCCCGCGCCCCGCATAATCACCTTGAGAGTAACATGTACTCTTACCCGCTTCCCATTTCTCCCGTCATTGACTCGGTTGATCTGAAACTCGTTCGAATTGACGCTCTGCCTACGGGTGGCAAGGAGGACGGAGCAGCCATCCATACGGCACCAGAGGCTCCTCTTGCTCACTGCGCCGAGAACGAATATCACCCTGATCTTCTGAGCGTCAAGCTGCGAGATGATCTCAAGCCTCTTGTCATTCAACAGCCTGAAGGACCCAGCTACACCGTGCAGGATGGGAACTCTATCTCTTGGCAGAAATGGCGATTCCGCATTGGCTTCAATTGGCGAGAGGGCATGACCATCCATGATGTGAGGTATGACGGACGAAAGACCTTCTATCGATTGAGCATGAGTGAGATGACGGTACCATATGGAG ATCCCAGATATCCATACCATCGTCGACAAGCTTTTGATCTCGGCGACGCTGGTGCGGGCCTGACAGCTAACAACCTGAAGCTCGGCTGTGATTGCTTGGGACATATCAGCTATTTCGATGCCTTGCTCACCGCTTCCGACGGAAAGCCCTACCAAGCCCCCAACGTGATTTGTCTGCATGAACAG GACGCCGGTATTGGATGGAAGCATACCAATGCCAGAACTGACGTTGCTGCTGTCACCCGTGCCCGAACTCTCGTGGTTCAGAGCATCATCACCGTTGGAAATTACGAGTACGCGTTTTCCTGGCACTTCTGGCAAAACGGAACCATCGAGTTCGAGACCAGAGCAACCGGAATTCTCGCCACTAGTCTGATCGATGAAGGAAAGACAAGCCACTGGGGCAACGTCGTTTCTCCTGGTGTTCTGGCCGCTAATCACCAGCATCTCTTCAGTCTCCGTATCGACCCCATGATCGATGGCATTGAGAATACGCTCGTACAGGAAGACTCCATCGGTTTGCCCATATCAGAGGAGAACCCCTACGGCAATGCTTGGAAGCTGCACAAGACCTTTATCGAAAAGAGTTGCTCCTTAGATGCCGACCCACAGAAGGCCCGAGTCTTCAAGATtgtcaacgagaagaagctcaacccCATCTCCAAGAACCCAGTCGGTTTCAAGGTCATAGCCCCACCAGCACAACTCCTCATGGCCGATCAAGCCTCCCTCGTCCGCAAGCGCGCTCGTTTCGCAGAGCATCATATCTGGGTAACCCGCTacaaggatgatgatctcTGGGCTGGTGGAAAGTGGACCAACCAGAGTCTGATTGAGAAGGACGGTGTGGCGGATTACGCGGCGCGCAAGGATAATGTTCGGGGAGAGGATCTGGTCGTGTGGGCGACCTATGGACTTACGCATAATCCCCGCGTGGAGGATTACCCGGTTATGCCTGCTGAGGCTATCACTGTTGCACTCAAACCTGCTGACTTTTTTGATCGCAATCCTGCTCTTGATGTACCCCCTAGTACTCAGGCTGTCAACAAGAGTGTGCTGGTCCCCGCCAATGGTGTCAGCAATGGGGATGAACGAGAG ATTAGTGCATCTTACATGCGACGTTGGTGCAATGGCTATTTGGTCTTTCAGATGCTTATTGTAACTGAATAA